TTTTCCCCATATTTTCCCCTTAAAAAGCATACTCCCCAACAAAACAACAAGCCGGCAATTGCTGGTAACTAGCAATTACTTTTTCTTCAATATAAAATGCAACACTTAAATTTTCTGAATATTGCATCTTTTATCTTTGTAAACAATTTTAAAGAATCTTCTGAAAAATTGCAAGCCCGTTTTTACTTGTGAAAAATTTATACATTCCAATTAAAAATACTCGAACACCTTTAGTTAGCTAGCAGACCAACTTTAAGGTTATTCGAGTATTTGTTGTGCTTGTTTATTCTTCTGTTAGTTCTTCAAAATCACCAATTCGCTTTGCCATAATAATATCTGGTTTAAACCAGCCGTTTGCGTCTGGAATTACACCGGTAATTTGATAGCCCATTTTTTGATAAAAACTGTAGGGGTGATTCTTTAGATTTTTTATTTGCGCAATCGTGCCAAAAAGATCCTGATACAAATCAACTTGACTTAACGTTGTTTCATCATTTTCGTCATCGGTACCTAAATAAATAGTAATGCCACCACGAGATGCAATTTCAGATTCTAAAAAAGATACTAAGCGAGCCCCGATTTTTTGACGTCTAAAATCAGAAACAACAACTAATGGATGCATTTCCCAGCCGGTTTGACCATATTGTGGGATTGCCCCAACAAAGCCGACTAAGTCATCTTCCACCAATGCGGCTACGGCAATACGCTCTGGTGCTAACAATTTTTCAACTTCTGCTTTTGCTGTTTGCCCATAATCTTTCGGCCAAGTTTTCGCTAAAAGATCCGCCAACTGGTCTCTTAAAATCCGATTATCTCGTTCAAATTCTGTAATTAACATTGGCATGCGCCTCCTGTAGTATTATGGGTAGTTTACCAATAATTAGAAAATGTCGGAAATAAAATGCTTTTTACTTCTTTTCAATGAAAAACGCAACGTCATTTTTAGCTTTTGGAAAAAAAGCCCGCTGTTTAAGTAATAAGCTAAAACCAGGGTAAAAAGGCTGGCCGATGATAAAAAAAGTTGAGATAAAAGCCAGGCTGACTTTCATCTCAACTTCAAAAATTTTTCTTTCGGATATCTGAGTGGACGTTAATTCATCTCAACTCCTATTTGCAAATAAACAGTGTGACTAAAGGAGCTTCTTTTGCGATAAGTGCAATTCTTGAAGAGGTAGCGCTTGTTCCAACCGCTCTTAAGCTTGCTGTTTTTGCTTTTGTTCTTGCATTTTTTTACTACGTAATTGCCCGCAAGCCGCATCAATATCTGTTCCGTGTTCTTTGCGAATAACACAATTAATCCCATTGCGTTTTAAAATATCGTAAAAACGTAAAACATCTGCTTTATCGCTGCGGGAGTATTGATCGTGCTCACTAACTGGGTTATAAGGAATCAAGTTCACGTAGGCTAATTTTTTCTTATCTTTTAATAGATCTGCCAATTCTTGCGCATGATGTGGGCGATCATTTACATTATTTAACATAATATATTCAAAAGTCACCCGTCGATTTGTCTTTTCAATATATTCGTCGATTGCTTCCATTAACACTTCAATTGGATAGCTTTTATTGATGCGCATCATGGAACTTCTCACTTCATTATTAGGTGCATGCAATGAAATCGCCAAGTTAACCTGTAACCCATTGTTTGCAAATTCTTTAATTTTACGCGCCAAGCCACTAGTTGAAACAGTGATATGGCGAGCGCCAATGGCTAAACCTTTGGCATCATTAATGACTTGAATAAAGTTCATCACGTTATCATAATTATCAAATGGTTCACCAATTCCCATTACCACAACATGGGAAACACGTTCATCTTCACCGCGTTCATCAAAGTAATGTTGAACCAACATAATCTGCGCAACGATTTCTCCGGTAGTTAAATCCCGTTGTTTGCGCAAAAGCCCACTGGCACAAAAAGTACACCCAATATTACAGCCAACTTGGGTCGTGACACACACAGACATCCCATATTCTTGTCGCATCAAAACAGTTTCGATCATTAATTTATCGGGCAACTCAAATAAGTATTTGACCGTTCCATCACTCGCTTCTTGCACAACCAGTTGTTTTAATGGATTAACGATGAAATGCTCTTCTAACTTTGCGATTAAATCTTTAGACAAGTTGGTCATTTGGCTGAAGGCTGTCACCCGTTTTTCATAAAGCCATTCCCAAACTTGGGTCGCTCTAAATTTCTTTTCGCCATTTTCAATAAACCAATGAATTAATTCTTCTTTATTTAAACCATAAATCGATGGTTTCATTGTAGGTTTTCTCACAATTTTTCCCCTTTTTGACAGATTCGCTCCATACTATAACAGATTTATTGTCCTTATTTCAATAAGGGCAGGATTTTTTTAAAGAATAAGAAAAATTTAAAATTCAAGTGTGGCTAAAAAGTATGCTAACTTTTTAACGAAGTATCTAAAAAATTGCGACATATTGGTATTTTTATCATAAAAAATAACCACTTTATCTGACTTGTTCCCTATTTTACTTTCTCAAAAGCAAGAAGGGGAACTGCAAATAAATAGTGGTTATTTTCTCAGGTGCGGCTAAATTACGCCGTTACAGCTTGATAGACTTTGCGGAAGTAAAAGATGCGCGCGACCAAGTAATAAATAATTTGGATGACTACAAAAACGCCAAGAACTTCCCAACCAGCTAGCTGCATCCCCATTTTAAACATATGATACATGGCAGTTAGTGCCACTGCGCCATGAATAACCGACACAATAATTGGGGTAAAGAATAAAATACCGATTTGTTGATAAATCATCTTTTTCAGCTCTTTTTTGGCCAAGCCCATTTTATAAATCATCTTGAATTTTTCAATATCGACATCCATATCACTATATAAACGGAAATATAAGAAACTACCGGCAGATACGAAGAAGACAATCCCAATGAAAATTCCGACAAATAAAACAGGTGCGTAACTTTGGATAACCATATCTTTCATAAATTCGACTGAAACGATATCAGTATTTTTTTCCACCGCTTTACCGGCTTTAATCTGATCTTCTACACTTGCATTCGGGGTAAACCAATAAACATAGTGATTTGGTTGATAATCTTTCATTGCAACTTGATCACTAACGACATAAGTTGGTATAAATGTACTCAAAATGGAAGTATCTTCTTCTTTTGTGACTTCTAAATTACTACCTGCCACTGTCACATTTTTTGTTGTTGCCGCATTTTCCATCCCACTTGTGTCTTTTAATTGAATCGCAGTCCCCTCTTTTAGCGCTAAGGCTTGCGTTTTAGTAGCCTTGGCTAATTTATTGTATTCACTTTGGCTAATAACTTGAATCCCTTCACCAGTATAAACACTCACGGGTACTTCATCAGCTTTAATATCATATTTTTCAAGCGCGCTATTTACAGCCTGCACAGAAGTTTCTTTGGCATCAAGTGCTTGAAAGGCGTATGACGTAGCATCCATATTACCTACCAACAATTGACGGAACCCATATAAAGAACCAATTGCTGAAAAAGCTACGGTAGAAATAATCGCAACTAAAAAGAAGGAGCGCGCATTATCTTTCATCCGAAAAGCAAGATCTGAAAAGACGACCATATTGGTTTTCTTCCAAAAGACTTTTTCGTTTTTCCGTAATTTTTCAATAACCCAAACACTTAACTGATCAAACAAAAATTTCGTGCCCACAATGACTACAAAAACAACTGGTAGAAAAACGATAATAACCGCAGTTTCTGGCGCTAGTAAGGCAGTAGCGTAACCTGCTGCAATCAAAACTACCGCTAAAATACTTTTCCAACGAGAAACTTTAAAGGAGCCCTTACCTAATTCACCGGCTTTTAATAACGTTTGCACGTTTAGTTTAGGTAATCTAAATTGAATGACAAAGGAAATGACAAAAAACAGTGCCATAAAGGCCACAACAGTTAACGCTAATGCTTTAACCGGAAAATAAAAGCCTAAATCAATTCGCATTAAAAATTTTGATAGCCATAAAATAAGCTGTGAAAATAAAACACCTACTAGACTACCACTAATTGTCGCAAAAAAACCAATGACAATATTTTCAATAAAAACCATCTTTCGTAACTGTTTAGGGCTCATCCCTTGAATCATTAATAGTCCGAATTCTTTTTTTCGGGATTGTAAAAAAACATCCATGGAATAAAGAACAAAGAAAAAAGCAAAACCGTAAATAATGATTGCGGCTCCTAGCATCCCCACTTGGGCTTTTGAATTTAAGGCATCCCCAACAAGTTTGGGATGAAAAGCAAAAACGCTAAAGGTGAAAAAAACCATCACCGCAAATAAAGTACTTAAAAAATAAGCAAGGTATAGGTGTTTGTTGCGCATCGTATTACGCACAACGAATTGTCTAAAATTCATTGTCAACCCCCTCAATTGCGGCTAATTCCTCCATGATTTGGTTATAAAAGGCTTGCTGACCATTTTGGCGTCTGATTTCATGAACCAATTCTCCGTCTTTAATAAATACGATTCGTTCACAGTAGCTGGCTGCCAATGGGTCATGGGTTACCATTAAAATTGTAGCTTTTTCTGCTTCATTTAATTGTTGCAATAAACCCATCACGTCTTTTGATGACTTGGTATCTAAATTTCCGGTTGGTTCATCGGCTAAAACCAATTCTGGTTGATGAATCATCGCTCTTGCAACTGCGACACGTTGCGCTTGTCCGCCGGAGATTTCAGCAATTCGCTTTTTCAATAAATCCCCGATCCCTAAGCGACTTGCTACTTCTTTAACCTGACGCTTCATGACCGCTACTTTTTCACCATCCAAGGTTAGCGGTAAAACGATATTTTCTTCCACTGTTAATGTTGGCAATAAATTAAAGCTTTGAAAAACAAAACCCAGTTGATTGCGACGAAAAGCAGCAATTTCTTCTTGATTTAACGCATGAGGGTCTTTGCCATTTAACAAAATCTTGCCGCTAGTTGGTTCATCAATTGTGGCCAATAAATTTAGAAATGTTGATTTCCCACTTCCTGAAGGTCCCATAATACCGATGAATTCACCATCGTCGACTGTTAAGTCAATTCCTTTTAGTGCTTCATATTTCATGGTGTCCCCATAAACTTTACGTAAATTTTCAACTTGTAACATCTTCGCACTTCCTTAGTCATTCGTATTTGATAAAAATAATTTGTCTGATTTACCTGTTACAATCAGACCTCCTGTTTACTCTTTTAGTTTACGAAACTTTCGGCTAACACAAAATAGATAGGGCTAACAAGGGCCTAACACTTTTGTTAGGTGTCTTCATGTAATAAATAAATTTGATTGGTACAAAAAAAACCTGAATAACTAACTTTTCTTATCCCGCCATAAGCTTCGTAAGAAAAGTTAATTTTCAGGTTTTATTTTTGAACTTTTTGAACGCTTAGAAATTTTTTGACTTTATTTTCCCTGTTCTTTTTGCTTTTGTTCTTTTTGTTCCAGTTCACCGTATGCGTTACGAGCAAAGGTATTCCCGCTTGCGGCTCCACTATTACGTGATAGACGGGCGATTTTACGCAATAAATTTAGCAAGAGTTCTTTCATACTTCACCTACTTTTGGCAAATAGCAAAGCTAACGGAATCATTCACCCCTATGCTACCCCCCAATTTATACCTTCTTTATTGATAAGAAAAGCTACTAAAACGCCCTTAATCCTTACGTGATCCGGGTAAAATATTACGAAATTGGGATTACTGTTGGAATTTAAAAAAATTTCGCCTTATTGTAAACATTAGCATTTACACAACTTGATCTGCATATGTTTACCACAAAGCATATCCAAAAGGGAACAATATATTTTTAGCGTTGAAAATGAAACTATTTATTCAAAATCTTGCGGAAGTTCTTCTGGTTCACTTGGTTCAATTAAAACTTTACGGGGTTTACTACCTTCTGAAGGCCCCACAACACCATGCATTTCTAATTCATCGACTAGGCGTGCTGCTCGGTTGTAGCCAATACGAAAACGGCGTTGCAGTAAAGAAACACTGGCAGTTTGCATTTCAACGACTAAATCTTTTGCCTGTTCATACAACTCATCTTCTGGTTGTGCATTGGCGCCACTGTTTGTTTCGTCTTCTTCGGTTACCATCATTTTCTCTTCATAGTCAGCACCTTGTTGTTCTGTGATGAATTCCACGACACGTTCCACTTCATGATCGGAAATAAATGCGCCTTGAACACGAATCGGTTTATTTTCGCCCATTGGTAAAAAGAGCATATCGCCACGACCAAGTAGTTTTTCTGCGCCATTGCTATCTAAAATGGTACGAGAATCTGTACCGCTAGAAACAGCAAAGGCCATACGTGAAGGAACGTTTGCTTTAATAATCCCGGTAATAACATCGACACTTGGCCGTTGTGTAGCCAAAATCATATGAATACCCGCTGCTCGTGCCATTTGCGCTAGGCGAATAATCGCATCTTCCACTTCATTTGAAGCAACCATCATTAAATCCGCCAATTCATCGACAATAACAACAATAAATGGCAAAATCGGGTTGTTTTCCCCATGACTTAAATTACGGGCTAAAATCATTTCATTGTAGCCGGTAATATTTCTAACACCAGCTGCGGCAAATTTCTCGTAACGTTCTTCCATCTCTTTAACAACTTTTTGCAATGCTTGCGCGGCTTTTCTAGGATTTGTTACAACCGGAGTTAAGAGGTGAGGAATACCATTATAGACATTTAATTCCACCATCTTTGGATCAATCATCATTAATTTGACTTCATGAGGTTTTGCTCGCATCAAAATGCTGGTGATAATCCCATTGATGGCTACTGATTTCCCGCTACCAGTGGAACCAGCAATTAACAAATGCGGCATTTTAGTTAAATCAGCCGTTTGTACCCGCCCGGAAATATCGCGGCCAAGTGGTACTTCTAATAATTTATCAGGATGATCTGGCTGTGCCTCAATAACTTCTCTAAAGGAAACTGTACTGATACTGCTATTGGGAACTTCAATCCCAATTAAAGATTTTCCGGGAATTGGCGCTTCCATCCGCACATCTTTTGCCGCTAGTGCCAATGCAATATCATCGGTCAAGCTAACAATTTTGCTAACTTTAACACCAACAGCCGGTTGCACTTCAAATTTTGTTACTGCTGGTCCTAGACTAGCCTTCACAACTTTGGCATCGACGCCAAAACTTTGGAAGGTTTTTTCTAAGACTCCAATATTGTGTTCAATTTTTTGATACTCATCACTTTGATCAGTCGGTGGTAGTGAATCTAATAATGTAACATCTGGCAATTGATAATCACGATCTTCTGCTTCTGCAGGAATTTCAAAGTCTAAATCTTCACCGTCATCTGGCATTTCTGCCGTAGTTTCTGAAAGATCTGGTGTATTTTGTATTTTAGAATCCATTTTGGGTTTTACTGCTACTTTTTCTTGGAAGTGATCAATCGGCACAAAACTCAATTGTTCAGCTTCGACTGCCGTGTCAACTTTTTCTGTCGCTGCCAATTTTTCTCCAGCAGTCATGGGACGCACTTGATTTTTTTCATTGCGGGCCAACTCTTCTTTAGCCGCTGCTTTTTCTTCTGCAATTTTTTCGGCCTTTCTCGCCGCTTTTTCTTCTTGTCGCGCTTTTTTCGCCGCTTGTCGCGCAGCTTTTTTCGCAGGATCACCAGCTAAAAATTCTTGTAAATTATCCCCTATATTTTGCAAGTGTTCTACTAATTCACCGCCACTCATCATGCTGACTAAAAACAACCCTACTATTGCAAGTAAGAAGGCCAAAAAATAGCTCCCCACTTGGGAAACAAGAAAGTAGCTTCCCTGATACAAAATTGCCCCCAACATACCGCCGCCGACATTTTGACTAACTTGATTAGAGCGAATGTCTCCTAATAAGGTTCCCCAAGTCGTAGTGATAATATTGGGTGTGCCGCTAATCACATTGCGGAATAATAGAGCATGCAAAAATAATAACAATGCCGCATAAATCAGCAAGCCACCAAAAAAGCGGCGAAAACTTTCAAACTTTGCTGCTGTCGTTTTAACCATTAACCACAAGCCATACAAAGCTAAAGCCACAGCCAAGATAGGATACGTATTTCCACCGATAATCCGCAAGCAATTTGCAATTAAGGTGCCTAAAAAGCCTAGCTTAAATAAACCCAATCCGGCAAATATAATAAATGCGGCGCCGATTGCCGCCAACATCATTTTTTCTTGTTGCTGTTGTTGTTTTTTAGTCACGCGTTTCTTTTTCTTCTGGCGTTTTGGTTGTGCCATTTTCAATCCCTCATTTCATCTTCTCCATTATACAAAAAAAAACAGGCGAACAAAAGTTTTGTTCAGCCTGTTAAAAGTTATCTTTTCGCAATTATTTTGGGGCGACATCTTCACCAAACCATTTTTCAGAAATCTTTTTAAATTCACCGTTGTCTTTTAATGTTTTAAGTGCTGTATTAATTTTTTCTACTAAAGCCTGATCATTTTTTCTTACGCCAATTGCGTAGTCTTCATTTTCAAAAGGACCTTTGATGATATTGTAATCATCCATTTGCTTTTTCTGCGTTAAATAATAATCAGCGTAGACTTTATCGATTAATAAGCCATCGATTCGCCCATTTTCTAAATCAATAAAGGCTTCGTTAAAGCTAGCGTATAAGACCGCATCATTATCGGCCACAATATCTTTTAATACTTCTGGTTGCTTTGTAAACAAGTCATACCCAGAAGAACCTTCTTGCGCGCCTAAAATTTTCCCCTTCATATCCTTAAAAGCAGTTAATTTACTTTTCTTTGGTGTTACTAACACTTGGTCATTTTCCATATACGTATCTGAAAAAAGAACTTTTTTCTCCCGTTCTGCCGTTTTGGAGTAGCCATTCCAAATGACATCAATGGTCCCGTTATCTAGTTCTGTCTCTTTCATAGACCAATCAATGGATTGAAATTTGACCTTTTGTCCTGTTTCTTTAAATACTGCTTTGGCTAAATCAATATCAAAACCAACTAAATTTCCCTTCTTGTCTTTAAACCCCATCGGCACAAAAGTATCGTCTAAACCCATAACAACTTCTTTTGGTACTTCGTTTGCTTTCGTTTTAGGATTTTCCTCTTTGCTTGCACAAGCCGCCAGTAAACCCAGACTTGCCACTACTGTTAATAACGCGCCCCATTTTTTTAATTTCATTTTCCAAACCTCCATTTTTTCCCATTTATTTTGGTGATACTTTTAACGTTTGATCGGCAATATGTTCGGCAAAGGCCCAATCATGGGTAACCACAATTTGAGTGACGCCTTCTTTTTTTAAAGATAAAATTAGTTTTTCCACTTGTTCTCTTAAGGCTGGATCTAGAGCACTCGTTGGTTCATCATAAGCTAGAACTTGCGGGTCCATTGCCATCGCCCGAGCAATCGCCACCCTTTGTTTTTGACCACCAGACAATTGGTAAGGATAACTTTGTAATAAATCTTCTAAGCCTAGTTGAGCTGCTAATTTTTCGGCTTTTTTACTATAGACAGCTTGTGTTTCTTTTAAGACTAACTTTGGCGCCAAAGTTATATTTTCAAAAACGCTCAGGTGAGGAAATAATTGAAAGTCTTGAAACACCACACCAACAACTTGTTCTTGTTCATTTAAGGCAGTGGGATTAAAGGCTTTACCGTCTAATAAAAACGTTCCGCTATCTGCTTTTTCCAAACCTGCCAACATCCGTAGTAGCGTTGTTTTCCCGCCACCAGAAGGACCCACAATAGCTAAAATCTCGCCGTCTGGAATATTTAAATCCAAATTTTCAAAAATATTTTTTTTACCAAAAGCCTTGTTAATTTTTCTTAATTCCAACATTTCTACTTCACCTGCCTAACGGTAATAATTTAATTTATTTTCTAAAAGTTTCATAATTAACGTAAATAAACCAGTCATTACTAAGTATATCAAACCAACACCAACTAACGGTAGTAATGTTGTATCCCGTTCCATCGCAATTTTGCCGATACGCATCATATCTGAAAGGCCTAAAATGTAAACCAATGAAGTATCTTTTACTAAATTAACAACTTCATTTCCCACAGAGGGAAGAGTAATTTTTACAACTTGCGGAATAATAATTTTTTTGATCGTCTGCATTTTACTTAGGCGTAATACTTGGGACGCTTCATATTGTCCTTGGGGGATGGATTGAATCCCGCCACGAAAAATTTCAGCAAAATAGGCAGCATAATTAATCACAAAAGCCAATAGCGCTGCATCAAAGCGATCTAAAACCAAAGCTGGTAGCAATAAAGGCAACCCATAAAAGATAAAAATTAACTGTAGTAGTAAGGGTGTCCCCCGCATTACCCAAACATAGACTTGCACCAATAGTTTGAAAGGTTGCAGGTGACTCGCTAGAACAAAAGCTAAAATAATCCCTAGCGGAATCGAGCCCAATAGCGTTAAACCAAATAATTTTAATGTGATGCCTGCACCAGACAACAATTGTGGTAAAACAGAAATTAAATAATTCATTTGTTTCTCTCCTTTATTTTTCTAATTCAAAAAAGTGGAAGACACTGGGTCAGACGCAACTTTTTAACCTGACAAATTAAAAAGCAGGTGTATGAATCGCTCACGGTCTATCTTTTGATAAACGAAAAATTTTCGTGTGAAAATTTTTACTTCCAGATAAAAAAAGCCCTCTGACTTTTACATCAGAGGGCGTAACAACGCGGTGCCACCTCTTATTTTTTACTTTTTCACAAAAGTAAACTTAAGCAGTCAAATCAAAATAGCAAAGCTTAAAAACTCCCTTGTACTAAAAAAATGGGAAATTTAAGAAAAATTATACCCAACCGTAAATTCCGCCTTCGTTTTTTAGCACTAGTTTGTGAAGTTTGACTATGGTAACAAAGGAATTTACGAGAAATTCGTAATCCGACTATAAAAAAAGTCCTTTAGCGCATGCGCTAAAGGACGTAAATTACGTGGTTCCACCTTTTTTCACTCTTGTTTTACAACGAGAGCCTCCATAAGTCATCTATCAATGACTGCTGCTGTAACGGGCATACCCGGATTTTCTTACTTTTATTTCAGAAAAACAACTCCAAGATGTGGTTCACAAATTGCCATCGTCTCTTTTCACCAACCAGAGACTCTCTTTGGATAAACAAACTTGCTACTCTTCTTATCGATGTCGTATTATTAGGTTGTCTTTAACTTTAAAAGGTCAAATGCATTTTGTCAACTATTTTCTTTGAAGGGAGTTTTTTTCATGACTGCAACACAACAAGAAGCGTACCGCCTGTTAGCTGATTTAAATATTTCTTATCAACGAGTGGACCACGAGCCCATTACTTCTGTTAAAAACGTGCCCTTCTCATTACCTGGACCGCAAGTAAAAAATTTAGTTTTAAAGCCTCGCAAAGGCGAACATCGTTTTTTAGTCATTTTACCTGATGAAAAGCAAGCAGATTTGACACATTTAGCCGAAATTTTAGCGGAAAAGCGTCTTTCTTTTGTTTCTGAAAAAAATTTGTTAGAATTACTCAATGTGCCTGCAGGTTCAGTCACACCTTTAGCTTTACCAAATGATCATGATCACAAAATCACAGTGGTCATAGACAAAGCCATTGATCAAAATGATACCGTTGGTTTTCACCCAAATATCAATTCAACGACGTTAATCATGCAATTTGCTGACTTTGCCAAACTATTAGATCATCTTGGCTACAAGCCGCTTTATTTAGCAATTTAATAAAATTACGAGGTGTATTTGCTCTTATGTTATTCTTATTTATCTTCACCCTAATTGCCGGTGGTGCCGGCTATTTATTTTATTTATTAACAAAAGATTCAATTCGCGAAGTTTATGAACAATTAGATGACAAAAACAAAAAAGTTCGCAAAATAAAAGCAGTCTGTTTAGGGGTTTTTCACTTAATTGCCTTTTAATCGATAAAAAAAGCGGCAGGAAATTGTCCAGGGTTGAGCTATAAGACCAAGATTTACGAAAACGGCTTTTTCTTTTTAGCAAATTTCGACTTTGATCGCAGGATTAATTCGTGAAACTAGGCAGTTCAAAAGAATGGACAGCGCTAAAACATTCAAAGCAATGTTGTTTTTCAAAAAATTTATACTCCTTCCATAGATGAAAAAAACGTCTTTTAGCGTGTATCAATCGTAAAGGGTTAACTTTTCGATTGATTAGCTAAAGGACGCTTTTTTTATGTAATTTTAAAGCTTGAAAAAATATGTATTATACCAGTAAATCCAATCCCAAATATTTCAAAACTCCTAACAACACACCTGCCAATATAA
The DNA window shown above is from Enterococcus montenegrensis and carries:
- the aac(6') gene encoding aminoglycoside N-acetyltransferase AAC(6')-Ii; the encoded protein is MLITEFERDNRILRDQLADLLAKTWPKDYGQTAKAEVEKLLAPERIAVAALVEDDLVGFVGAIPQYGQTGWEMHPLVVVSDFRRQKIGARLVSFLESEIASRGGITIYLGTDDENDETTLSQVDLYQDLFGTIAQIKNLKNHPYSFYQKMGYQITGVIPDANGWFKPDIIMAKRIGDFEELTEE
- the rlmN gene encoding 23S rRNA (adenine(2503)-C(2))-methyltransferase RlmN, with protein sequence MKPSIYGLNKEELIHWFIENGEKKFRATQVWEWLYEKRVTAFSQMTNLSKDLIAKLEEHFIVNPLKQLVVQEASDGTVKYLFELPDKLMIETVLMRQEYGMSVCVTTQVGCNIGCTFCASGLLRKQRDLTTGEIVAQIMLVQHYFDERGEDERVSHVVVMGIGEPFDNYDNVMNFIQVINDAKGLAIGARHITVSTSGLARKIKEFANNGLQVNLAISLHAPNNEVRSSMMRINKSYPIEVLMEAIDEYIEKTNRRVTFEYIMLNNVNDRPHHAQELADLLKDKKKLAYVNLIPYNPVSEHDQYSRSDKADVLRFYDILKRNGINCVIRKEHGTDIDAACGQLRSKKMQEQKQKQQA
- a CDS encoding FtsX-like permease family protein, whose product is MNFRQFVVRNTMRNKHLYLAYFLSTLFAVMVFFTFSVFAFHPKLVGDALNSKAQVGMLGAAIIIYGFAFFFVLYSMDVFLQSRKKEFGLLMIQGMSPKQLRKMVFIENIVIGFFATISGSLVGVLFSQLILWLSKFLMRIDLGFYFPVKALALTVVAFMALFFVISFVIQFRLPKLNVQTLLKAGELGKGSFKVSRWKSILAVVLIAAGYATALLAPETAVIIVFLPVVFVVIVGTKFLFDQLSVWVIEKLRKNEKVFWKKTNMVVFSDLAFRMKDNARSFFLVAIISTVAFSAIGSLYGFRQLLVGNMDATSYAFQALDAKETSVQAVNSALEKYDIKADEVPVSVYTGEGIQVISQSEYNKLAKATKTQALALKEGTAIQLKDTSGMENAATTKNVTVAGSNLEVTKEEDTSILSTFIPTYVVSDQVAMKDYQPNHYVYWFTPNASVEDQIKAGKAVEKNTDIVSVEFMKDMVIQSYAPVLFVGIFIGIVFFVSAGSFLYFRLYSDMDVDIEKFKMIYKMGLAKKELKKMIYQQIGILFFTPIIVSVIHGAVALTAMYHMFKMGMQLAGWEVLGVFVVIQIIYYLVARIFYFRKVYQAVTA
- a CDS encoding ABC transporter ATP-binding protein; protein product: MLQVENLRKVYGDTMKYEALKGIDLTVDDGEFIGIMGPSGSGKSTFLNLLATIDEPTSGKILLNGKDPHALNQEEIAAFRRNQLGFVFQSFNLLPTLTVEENIVLPLTLDGEKVAVMKRQVKEVASRLGIGDLLKKRIAEISGGQAQRVAVARAMIHQPELVLADEPTGNLDTKSSKDVMGLLQQLNEAEKATILMVTHDPLAASYCERIVFIKDGELVHEIRRQNGQQAFYNQIMEELAAIEGVDNEF
- a CDS encoding DNA translocase FtsK, with product MAQPKRQKKKKRVTKKQQQQQEKMMLAAIGAAFIIFAGLGLFKLGFLGTLIANCLRIIGGNTYPILAVALALYGLWLMVKTTAAKFESFRRFFGGLLIYAALLLFLHALLFRNVISGTPNIITTTWGTLLGDIRSNQVSQNVGGGMLGAILYQGSYFLVSQVGSYFLAFLLAIVGLFLVSMMSGGELVEHLQNIGDNLQEFLAGDPAKKAARQAAKKARQEEKAARKAEKIAEEKAAAKEELARNEKNQVRPMTAGEKLAATEKVDTAVEAEQLSFVPIDHFQEKVAVKPKMDSKIQNTPDLSETTAEMPDDGEDLDFEIPAEAEDRDYQLPDVTLLDSLPPTDQSDEYQKIEHNIGVLEKTFQSFGVDAKVVKASLGPAVTKFEVQPAVGVKVSKIVSLTDDIALALAAKDVRMEAPIPGKSLIGIEVPNSSISTVSFREVIEAQPDHPDKLLEVPLGRDISGRVQTADLTKMPHLLIAGSTGSGKSVAINGIITSILMRAKPHEVKLMMIDPKMVELNVYNGIPHLLTPVVTNPRKAAQALQKVVKEMEERYEKFAAAGVRNITGYNEMILARNLSHGENNPILPFIVVIVDELADLMMVASNEVEDAIIRLAQMARAAGIHMILATQRPSVDVITGIIKANVPSRMAFAVSSGTDSRTILDSNGAEKLLGRGDMLFLPMGENKPIRVQGAFISDHEVERVVEFITEQQGADYEEKMMVTEEDETNSGANAQPEDELYEQAKDLVVEMQTASVSLLQRRFRIGYNRAARLVDELEMHGVVGPSEGSKPRKVLIEPSEPEELPQDFE
- a CDS encoding amino acid ABC transporter substrate-binding protein is translated as MKLKKWGALLTVVASLGLLAACASKEENPKTKANEVPKEVVMGLDDTFVPMGFKDKKGNLVGFDIDLAKAVFKETGQKVKFQSIDWSMKETELDNGTIDVIWNGYSKTAEREKKVLFSDTYMENDQVLVTPKKSKLTAFKDMKGKILGAQEGSSGYDLFTKQPEVLKDIVADNDAVLYASFNEAFIDLENGRIDGLLIDKVYADYYLTQKKQMDDYNIIKGPFENEDYAIGVRKNDQALVEKINTALKTLKDNGEFKKISEKWFGEDVAPK
- a CDS encoding amino acid ABC transporter ATP-binding protein, giving the protein MLELRKINKAFGKKNIFENLDLNIPDGEILAIVGPSGGGKTTLLRMLAGLEKADSGTFLLDGKAFNPTALNEQEQVVGVVFQDFQLFPHLSVFENITLAPKLVLKETQAVYSKKAEKLAAQLGLEDLLQSYPYQLSGGQKQRVAIARAMAMDPQVLAYDEPTSALDPALREQVEKLILSLKKEGVTQIVVTHDWAFAEHIADQTLKVSPK
- a CDS encoding amino acid ABC transporter permease translates to MNYLISVLPQLLSGAGITLKLFGLTLLGSIPLGIILAFVLASHLQPFKLLVQVYVWVMRGTPLLLQLIFIFYGLPLLLPALVLDRFDAALLAFVINYAAYFAEIFRGGIQSIPQGQYEASQVLRLSKMQTIKKIIIPQVVKITLPSVGNEVVNLVKDTSLVYILGLSDMMRIGKIAMERDTTLLPLVGVGLIYLVMTGLFTLIMKLLENKLNYYR
- a CDS encoding prolyl-tRNA synthetase associated domain-containing protein codes for the protein MTATQQEAYRLLADLNISYQRVDHEPITSVKNVPFSLPGPQVKNLVLKPRKGEHRFLVILPDEKQADLTHLAEILAEKRLSFVSEKNLLELLNVPAGSVTPLALPNDHDHKITVVIDKAIDQNDTVGFHPNINSTTLIMQFADFAKLLDHLGYKPLYLAI